TTCGGTACAATACCATCCTGAAGCGGCACCCGGACCGAGCGATGCGGACGCACTGTTTAGAGACTTCTATTCTTTGGTAAAAGAACACCGCGGGTAATTATCTTCTATTTCGATACTGCCTCGCTCCACGTATAAAACGGAGATTCTTTTATTTGAGTTTTGATTTCGCAGATCGATACTTAGGAGCATTCTAAAATGCGAAAGAATCATGAAAAGGAATTGCGGCACCGTATCAATGCGGGGCGCGTGGCCGTCGAAGCTCAGGTAAGTTTTTTTAAGGATCAATTGGGCCGGGTCGCGAGTGAATGGAAAGAGGATAATTCTCGGGTCACTTTCGCTGATTTTGCTATCTCTGAAAAAGTGATCGCGACACTGCGCGCTGATTTTCCTAAAGATGTCTTCTGTTCGGAAGAGGCAAATCCTGAGGATGAAGAAGTCGCTTTAGACCAACCTTTTGCGTGGATTCTTGATCCCATCGACGGCACCAACAACTTCGCGATGGGCTATCCAGTGTGCTGCATCGCCCTAGCGCTCCTCTTCGAAGGAACCCCGGTTTACGGAATCATCTATGACATGTCACGCGACTTGATTATGGAAGGAGGCCCAGAGTTCGGATACCTAGAAAAGAAGCGAAAAGTGCGCATCGATCTTTGTTCCAAAACCCTCGACCATAAGACTACGATCGGGCTACATTTCCCTTTAACCGCAGCTCAGCTGGGTTACCTACAGCCTCTTCTGAAAACTCATCGTGTTCGTTGCTTAGGTAGTTCGGCTTTGAGCACTTCGTATATCGCTAACGGATTGCTCGATGGTGTGATCGATTATCGCGTAAAAATTTGGGACATCGCTGCTGCCTATGCCATCATAATGGGGGCAGGGGCTCGTTTCCAATTTTTCGATAGTGCTATATTTCCGCTCACCTCCTTCCATGTCCGGATGCCGGCAACTCCGTTTTTTGCCGGGACTCCATATTTTTGTGACTACGCTCAGGAGCTGTTGAAGGCCAATCCTGTCTAGCGATAGCTATTTGTAATCAATAATAGTCCATCAAATGAAAGTTGTCGGATCCATCATCGCCCGTTTAGGCAGTAAGCGTCTCGCACATAAGAACCTCATGCCATTTCACGGAATGCCCTTAGTTGGGTATGGCATCAGGCTATTAGAGCGCTGTAAACGCCTCGATGTGATCGTGGTATCTACCGAGGATGAATTGATCGCGCGTGTTGCCCATGATTTTGGCGCACGCGTCATCCAAAGGCCGGTCGAACTTTCTGCCGACGATACCCCCTCGGTTCCTGTATTCCGTCATAT
Above is a window of Opitutales bacterium DNA encoding:
- a CDS encoding inositol monophosphatase: MRKNHEKELRHRINAGRVAVEAQVSFFKDQLGRVASEWKEDNSRVTFADFAISEKVIATLRADFPKDVFCSEEANPEDEEVALDQPFAWILDPIDGTNNFAMGYPVCCIALALLFEGTPVYGIIYDMSRDLIMEGGPEFGYLEKKRKVRIDLCSKTLDHKTTIGLHFPLTAAQLGYLQPLLKTHRVRCLGSSALSTSYIANGLLDGVIDYRVKIWDIAAAYAIIMGAGARFQFFDSAIFPLTSFHVRMPATPFFAGTPYFCDYAQELLKANPV